In the Malaya genurostris strain Urasoe2022 chromosome 1, Malgen_1.1, whole genome shotgun sequence genome, one interval contains:
- the LOC131440472 gene encoding histone H2A-like — protein sequence MSGRGKGGKVEGKAKSRSNRAGLQFPVGRIHRLLRKGNYAERVGAGAPVYLAAVMEYLAAEVLELAGNAARDNKKTRIIPRHLQLAIRNDEELNKLLSGVTIAQGGVLPNIQAVLLPKKTEKKA from the coding sequence atgtctggccgtggcaaaggaggaaaagttgagggaaaggcaaagtcccgctcgaaccgtgctggtctgcagttcccagtaggcagaatccaccgtctgcttcggaaaggaaactacgccgaacgtgtcggtgccggtgcaccggtctatctggcggcagtgatggaatacctggccgccgaagtgctggaattggccggtaacgctgcccgtgacaacaagaaaacgagaatcatccctcgtcatctgcagctggccatccgtaacgacgaggagttgaacaaactgCTCTCCGGAGTTACCATCGCACAGGGCGGTGTACTGCCAAACATCCAGGCAGTGTTGCTCCCGAAGAAAACCGAAAAGAAGGCCTAA